Genomic window (Lycium barbarum isolate Lr01 chromosome 2, ASM1917538v2, whole genome shotgun sequence):
aaaagtgaataattcttccGACCAAACGGGTCCTAAATTTCATTTGGATAAAAGGTAAGGAAGATTGTGTCATAAAAGGAGAATTTTGTACCCTGGATTAAGAAAATCCTCTTAATCCATTTTCTCTTCGATTATTATGAACAATAAATTTCTCCGTCAATGTATGTTTACTTGAATCTcgttttaagaattaataaactCGTGAATGAAAGCATTTATTTAAGAGGTGCAACTAGATATTTAAATGAACAAAGTAgggatacaatttttttttttttttttttggcaatttcTGTTTCTTAGTTATGACGAGTAGTCTTGCCACGTTCTTCTAGATTCACATGATCATTTTGCTGGGgtgagtgtgtgtgtatatacactTTGGTTTGAGGGACATGCAAaaatatccctttttttttttttgcaaagagCATTTTATCCCTCGAGTGAGACTTTCCGGTGTGAATTCAGATTAGTCAGCCTAAaaagtagggctgggcataaataccgaaaatcgaaaaaccgaaccgaaccgaactagttcagttcggtgtttggtgtccatcgtcaaaaaaccgaaaccgaaatagccgaaccgaagtttgataaaaccgaaccgaaaaaccgaacgcacaccgaaatttaatacattagccaaaaaaattaaaatagtccagacccattaagtttaaagcaaaaaaaactcaattgtaataagtcctcttttgcatttgtatccctaattttccacttcaattgaaaaaattaaatatccttaacaaagaaaggtaactaggatgtctctttaggattaatgtatgtcctttatgtgttttcttaattattcttacggtatgtatataacacctagtaatcctatgtcatgattatagttttctgtttttgtgtatcctgtttgtttgattttgatttcaatttatcagttttatgttttattgcttttgagaatatgaatcagtgtcaatggaatcgcttttaATATTATactaaaaaaaccgaattgaaaaaatcgaaaccgaaccgaaccgaactttaaaaaaccgaaatcgaaagaaccgaaccgaactagtttggttcggtgtttggtgtccaccttcaaaaaaccgaacccgaaatagccaaaccgaagtttgataaagcCGAACCGAAAAGAAATCgtgaaaagaaagagaaaagtaAATTAAAAATAAGAGAAATGAGTTTATTTCAACATACCTTGAGGTGCAAAAGCCAATAACATAGTCGGTCCCTGAGCATGTAAAAATGCTAGTTGGATCATCATATGCATAACTATAAGCAGCGGGACAAACTTCCTTGAATTTCTTGGAATAAAACGTAGGTTGACAAGTCGTTGGATTTCCATAATTACCCCTACAACAATACTCATCTGTGTTAAAGACATCACAAGCACTCCTACATGcaacaacttttccatttttctTAACAGCAAGTTCCTTGGGGCAATTGTCTCTTAAATCACCATTACAACCAGCAACACTACAATTTCCTTTACCATTAAGTGGTGTAACGCTTATTGGCACGTTAAATCCATCGACAAGACTAACATCGTAAAAATCGAGTGAAGCAAGGGTAAATTCGGCAAGTGAAGCCGGGGTTTTTCCCGTACCCGAACATTTGAGAGATGGACCACAATCACCCGTTTGGCATGACCCCTTACCGTTTTTGTCAAAATTGCAACCTGTTCTACCCCAAATTCTGCCTTGAAAACCAACAGGTGCAGTGAAAATCATGGATTGACCCGGTTTTAGAGTAAATCCACCATCGTTGAAGTTGTCCCCTGGGAAAACACCTGGCCAAATCGTCTCTTTACAATGGTTTATTATGGTGAAAACTCTAGCAGACTCAGAGAATTTTATTACACCTGTCATACAAATTTAGAGTAAGTTGCTATGAAGTCTGGGGTGGACAGGTTTGGCATAATGCAGTAACGACTTTGGCTTAAATCCTGTATTTCTATTAAAAAGTTATTGAATATACATACAAATAATCTATTCGAACCCAGTAAATAAAATGAGTCGTGATTCAGAACCCTTAAATCAAAAATTCTAACTTCGCCTATGTGTGGAGTGATCTCGTTGAAAAAATTGAAAGATTATTGTTTCACGTATTGTTACGTGCACTTTCATAGAGTCGTGGACTCGTGGTTGCATATAATCATCATTTTCTTCGGTTGATTATAAGTTTTGGGATACTGATACACATATAATTATTTAGAATTACTTGTAAAGGATGTATAAAATTTGATAACAAACTAATAGTGTTACATGACATGCGCGAAAAAGATTATAACTATATGGTAAATGAGTATTCAGTTTTGAAACAATTTGAATAAATAAAGAAGAGGAGAAAACCAATGATTGCAACCGAAAGACGGAAAAAGATGGAAATGGGTATAAGCAATTAAGCATGCAGCTAGGTTCGCTAATTTCGAGAAAACGAGATCTCTTGCCCTCTTATAATTTGAATAGAATAAAATGACATTTTCAGAACTATTATGTGTTTTTTTTCCAGATCTGTtatgtattaaaaaatgaaaatctcttctaaaaaggtaaaaaatataaaaatatttgtaAAGGGCTAAAAAACTATTTCTCTCCGCTAATTTCTATAGAGTTTCTACAAACAACATTCTTTTTTCACAAATTTGATTATCATACTACATATTTTAATATCTATAAGCATTTAACAGTAaacacaattattattattatatagtaACTTGAGCTTATTAAATAAATTCATAAAGTTTAAGTTCTGAATCCATCCCGTATAATGAGTTTCGTTCTACCTCATTAGACGTTCCtttacaataaaaaaaaagggtgcACATTTCTTTAGTGCGTGTTGGAAGATGGTTTGTATAGTGCAACATATATATTCGTTTTTAGCTTTGGTTTTTTAACATTTTAATTTAGTAGAGGTCATGGGCATTAAAAGAATAAGACTAATTGTGGAATACTACTTTTTTAACTTTAACTTCAAATAGCTTATTTTTCCAAACTTCAACCATTTATCTATCAAATACCTTTTGAAAGTTTCTAAACCAAGCTTCACCAGTTCACAGTCCACATGGTACAATCTGATGATGGATTGATTCAAATGTAACACACAATTACATTTTCTTTTGTTAATTCAATAAATGTGTCAGATACTTGAAAAAGAATACGAAGAAAaccaaataattattttttgggttTGGAAGGGGCAATAAGGGGCAGAAATGGATTTTTGGCCCTTTACAAACTTCTTTTAGTTTTATGACATTTTTACAAGAGATCTTCATTTAAACACATAAGAGATATGAAAGagacattttcttctattcaaattgtaagaggtcAAGAGATCTTATTTCCTCAGGGCAATATAAATTCAGAAATTTTAATAAGAGAATTCAAAAAACTATTATAAGTGACAGAAAGCAATTTCTGAATCACCTTAACTACTGCAATAAAAGTTTCTCTTGTGTTAAGGCCGCAAAGGTACTAAAAAGTTTGTATTACTTACAGGTATAACTTTTTTGGGGAAGGGATTCAATTGAGGTAAAATAAACCGCTTAAGCTAGTAAATAGAAACATGAAAACACTACCTGATAAAAGAAATAAACTGAGCAAAACTCTTTGAAGAAGAACTAGATATGAAGCCATTGTCTTTTCCTTTTCTGTAAAACTTTGTTAGTTTTGCAAAACATACAGCAGTGGGTGAATGAATAAATAAGGTACGTAAAAGGAATGTGTATGAAAAGAGGCAAGTTGAggttaaaaataaaattagaaaaaaTTCCTTTTCCAAGTCTATGGCTTGAAGATTAATGAGATTCCATTCCATCCTTCAGCATATGGGAAGTACTCACCACTCATCAAGTGCTCCTTTTGCATCAAGTTAATGGACCATAATTAATATAATTATTACTTCCATATCTTGGCCTAATTGTTAATATTAATTAGTTTAACCTGATGCAAAGATAAAATTTCAAGAAATACAacatagtcatcatcatcatgGGCGGCTGAAGGGTTAAGCATCTCAAGCAGTGCTTTAGGCACCATATTTTTGGGGCcccattttttttaataacaagTTAATATGTtaaatttttctttaattttttttaaacgtTTTAAAggagaaaatgatttttttcatTATAAAAAGAAAGGTGAGACCGTTGAACATAATTTGGAAAATGGTATGGTCCTTTCAGTAAATGTGTCCTTTTAGGAATCACTCTAAGTGCACACATTTTTGAACTTCTTATTCAGCCGATCATATAATTGAGCCATTTTTGAATGTCATATAACGGAAGGAGGACAAATTTAATCTAATAAGTGAAAGCAGGACATTTTGAACCCTTTCGAATACGTTAAggacatttttgaccctttcccgtcGAAAAAATTAAATTCACCTCGGCTTGGATTAGTAGTTCCTAAGTTTTCAAAGATGATAATTTTTTCATAAATCATCAAAATGGGTATTCAAACACTTCCTAATCAAGTCTTGAAATTCATGCAATTGTTTCATCTGCGACATTGACTGCTCTTAATCTTGAAATGAGTCAACAATTAGTAGATGTCTTAAAATCTTCTGCAATATGTTCCACTTCATCTGGGATCGCGTCAAGGTTGTATGGTGGAAACTAGGGGGTAGACTAACTACGTCACTAGCTAGAACAACACCCAAAAGTACAAATCAAGAATATATGAATTTTGataaaagttttaatttttgtcttCGTATATTTTTAACTTAAAGGGCCCAATGGTGTGTTTGATATGGATTTTTTCCAATATTTgcttgtttggttggtcaaaatgtattggaaaatattttttctaggaAATAGATTCTTTAAAAATGAGGAATATAACTTCTAATGGAAGTAAAGAAAACAATTTCGATAACTGACATTGTATAATAATTGTCACCTCCCCATCAACTAACCCCCACCTCTTGACCATgcccccaccccaccacccccaccTCCCAAACCCTGAATCCCCACTCTCCTCCttgctagattacatataaatgctctttagatcattttttttttttgcttatttaCCAAACACGAAAAAATAATTAAGAAACCTACTTATTTTCAATCCATGGagaatattttccttcataccaaaaaCACCCTAAGTCTTGACCCAAACAGTcgaagtaggcgtttggccatagcaACCAAaaactttttccctttttttttggaattttggagttggagttggagttgtgtttgaccataatttttgcaaatagtattttttttttgttgaaatatacttgttttggttgtgaaaaacaacaagtttttcttgttttcaaattccaaatacaacttcaagttatatttgtaattttcatggccaaacactaatttttgaaaaaagtgaaaaaaaattctggaaaaaagtgGATagttcttatggccaaacgggtcctaagcCCATTTGCACGAGTCTAACccgtttatgaaaatatggactTGGACTGTAGATTGAGCCTTAGCCCTTATGAATATAGTCCATGGGCTAGTTCATGGGCCCATCATCTTTACCCATATAATTCATAGGATATTAACAGAGATATATGTAATTAGACccctaattaaaaaaaaaaaaaatatgctcCTATTCGACTTTCAAAATATAGCAACAAAGATTTCATATAATATGTAAGGATTTCAAAAATCTttcctttcttcttatcttctctCGGATTTGTTAAACACAAAACATGAAGCATCATAGTCAGCCGCCGTCGATGAAGTGAAGCTTCAATTTAAAATGTTTGCAAAGTTGGAATCATTTTGACCGGGTGTAATTCCTAAAATCTTGAGAATATTTTGAGGAGCGTATATCTCAAGCTTGAGACGATTTGGTTAGGTTTTAGATCAATTTTAGATTGAATTTCGAAGTTGAAGAAGAACAATCTCATGTACATCAtttatatatcatatgtatattacTTCTATATTTTATCTATTCCCCATGTATGTCATGTATATAATAATGTACGTTCCATATGACATTCTATAggatatatacaatatatacatatgacatacaATGATTTACGTATGGCATACACAATATATAATAACATGAAGACAACACCCTATATGCACTAAAACCTGTTTCCTCTCATTTTCACACATTTTTGCCACACCACCAGAAACTACCATAACCATCAGTTATTCCACCCTGACAATGAAAAAAGCATtttaataccaaaaaaaaaaaagaagcagttTTGAATTTGCTAACCTCCATATGCGAGTTTCTAAGTTCAAAGATATCAACCTAAAGCTTCTTCAAATCAACAATTATCTCGTGCACATCATTTATATCATGTATATTGATGAAAATCTATGTGTAATATAGACGATATACACGCCTAGTAGTGATTCTAGACTTGAATCTGACTCCAAACTAGTCTAAATCACTTTCAATCTGACTGAAATTTTGTATACAACATCCTCCAGGTGTTCTCAACCAATTCGAAATAGACCCGGTCAAAACTATATAAAATGAGGGGAATTCTATACTGCATGCCAATTATGGCAAAAAATTTACCCGTTTTAGCCCATCTTTTTTTAATTACCCGCCATAGCCATTTTTTTCCTCTTCAGTTTTTtactagtcttatacattattatacacttttatacaaggtttttATATTGTCTACAGTAGATGTATAAAgttatatattgttgtataatattgtatactagtcTTACACATTATTATAAACTTTTATACAAGGTGTATACATTGTCTGCggtaggtgtataaagttgtatattgttgtataaaggtGAATATTCAAGTTGGGCCATGAAATGTTGGGCTGTAAGTTTGTAATTTTAAATATGAGCTACGAATATGTAATTTTGACCCATAAATTATTTATAAGTGAAATTGTCCCAAAAAATTATGGATGAGAAAGTAAACCAATCTTGGTCCTTAGACAGGGAAACAAAAGAGAAGGGCTAGGGCTTCTGTGGTAGGTCATGACCGTCGAGCCCAGTGAAGATGGCGATGGACTTTTTGGCTCATATGCATTGTTCAGTTCTCGATTTTGGAAGAGTTGGCTAATGAATGCCAATTATTTTGGCTACTATTGCCACGTCTAGTCCTTGGTTAATTTGGTGTCAATAGTTGTTAACATCGATATACATGTGTTGATGTCCCTACATATATTTGGTGCTAGGGGTGTGCTTTGTTTATGCTCAGAATGAACAGTCATGTGGATTAGGTAGTTTTTTACCGAGTGATTTAATTTTCTACGTAAAACTTTTTTCAACTATCTGATAATCGAACTAATGAACTAATTCAGACTCGTGTTGTGTGGAAGGGATAAGTATTCCTTATTAAGATTTTTTTTCTATTCACAGAAAAATCGAAAATTATGATTTAAGGGTGAAGGAATTACATTTATGTTTTCGGATCCCATAGAAGGTCTACGTCAACCTGTTACCTTTACTTGAACTCAACCTTGTTTCGTCGTCCGTCAAAAAACAAAGTATTTCTCTAATTAGATCTATTGTCGCAACTGAGTATTGATATGAATGATCTGTTATATGTGCCCTTAATAAAACTATCTTTTTCAATATAACCATGTCAAGCCTGTTTGTATGAATTAAGCTTATGAGCTAGATATTACTCTGCTCGTGAAAAATTGCTTCAAGAGCATATCAAGTTCATTACTTTTGTTTTGTTAATAAAGTCTGTTCCTCTCCGAAGCTGCTACGAAGACCAGAGATGAAGATTGTGTGCAATTGgaaaatatgtatataaagtCAGGCATACTTTTGCAGACATATTAGTTGTAAAGGAAAAGACTCCTTATCAAGCTATACAGTATCATCAACAGAACCTTTTAGATGTCTAACTATTCTCCAAATAATTTacagaaaaaagagaagaagctTGCAAAACAATTGTTAGTCGACAAATGCTAAGACAACTGACGGTACTAATATATTATGAACAAACGAAAAAAGAGGCCGCAACAGACAAATAATTAGTGAACTTCAGAGAGAGAGAAACATTTCCGATTTTGCTGTCGATTTAAAAGCTATTAGCTTTGATTTTTTTGtcctctttcttttgttttttttttttaattcgtaCCTGATTGCCTTATATAAGTCACAAACAATTAGATATTGTCTATCAAGTAGCTTACATTATGTTTACATGCACTGCAGTTGAAGAACTCGGTAACGTGGCTTGAAGTTCCCCCCTAATTTCTACAACAAATTTTAAAGTAGGGTGTTATGTAATCAATTATTTGTTATATAATTATTAGTACTGTTAATTAATTAGGAGTATTACTACTTTATGGTATCTCGAATACTATCTTATTTCACCTTTATTAAGAGTCAAAAGTTCATTTTAGATTTTGTTTTAATCATTTTATGTAATTAGATATAATCCTAACTATCCTTCGTGTAAtctataaataaattaaaaggatGGTACTCAGGACATTTCTTGTAATATTAAATCATTTACAATGAAAAACTTTCTTCACCTTTCAAATTTTATGTACCAAAAGTTTAACTTAATACTCAAATTGACAAATTTGCTCTTTAATTAGCTAATGAGTTATAGTTGATTTTTAGTTAGATTTTATTGGATACTGATATGTATAATGAACTAAATCGTCGAATTTTCTATCGGATTGTATGACAAGACTGTTAATAGAAATTTCTCAAAATTATTTTCGCTATTCCATAATCCATGGTGCCGAATCATAAGTGGTGTATCTATCATCTGGGATACATCTTTTTTATATGAAACTAGAAAATTTGCCCGCGCTTTGCGtggtttttaaataaaattttaaaaaaactaACCCAAAATCAATTTTTATTCTTCGATCAATGTTATATTCTCTATTCGTGTGATTCTTTTTGTCAAGAGTTCTTGTGTTGCTCGAATCTCCTAGCTACTTTTATGTTCTTTTTCTTTGTCATTATCCTTGTTTTGTAGATGTGTTCTTTTGTTTTATTCTCAGTGATATTAAGATGAAtgaatgaaaatttatttttctacaAATTGAAGTTTGACATTTCGAGCAAAACAATATCTCTTCATATAAGAATGTCAAACTTTTATATAACTCATCCTATTGAAATATTAAATTCTAAAAGACAATTTAGTTTACTAACTCACACTTTATACATCTATCACTAGAATTACTTTTCTTTCCTTATCTTGCAATGCATAACTTCATCTACATAAATTTTGATCTAATATAATCTcagaaaaatatataatatataaaccTTCCTTTGCTTATCAGCTTTGGTTTAATCTCCCATAATATCATATAATTATGCAGTAAATGTTGCTATTTTCAAACGTTTAAATCAAATAAATGAGAATTTCAAAACTCACATGAAGTTATTTAAATGAAATAAGGTAATTAAGAAATACTATCGTATGCACAGAAAAAGTCATCTATCTATGCTATTGTTGGGTTAGCAAGACTTGAAGCGTTTGAAATGTCAACGGTTTAGTTTTTAAGGTTGAACGTATCACAAACATACCTGTAAAAGAAAATTTCGAATGATGTGAGGGGTAGTTCCAAAATATCTGAATAGgaaaagaaacttgaagaaaatattCACACATATACAAAAAGAAAGCTAAATCTAGAggaaaaataaatatttgaagaaactTAGAAGGCTTACTCCATAAAGAAGACAATATATGCAATCAAATATTTTCGGAAACAAGTATCCTGACAATCTTTAAAGACCCACCAATGCTTTCAATGTAACTCTATAGTGCCATTTCTCAATTACAAAAATTGTCAATCCGGCGTACCTTTTAATCATCCAACATACGTAGTAAGAATCTTCTAAAGCATCCTAAATTAGAGAAAGAACATCTCAATTATCCACAACACCAAATGCACAAATGCATGTATTTTTAGTCAAAATAGTGAGGGGAAGTTGGATAGAGCTGGTAATTAGTGAATATGAAGATGGTGAAAACATAAATTCTTGAGGATCAAATTTAACCGATAACTTATTTTTGCTTTGATTTCAGgtaattaaattgtttatatacATTAATCTACATTTATTATAGGGGAAAGGCTTACCtgcattcttttcttttttcggtGCTTTTAGACgtttggatttcttgactctacAAATTCTTTGTAAACAGCAGTGATCCTACTACATCTTGGTGCCAAAAAGAAACAATTGTTACGTTAATAAATCAACAAAAAACTTCATAATTGTCTGCTTTCAGTTTCTTTAGGAATAATTAAGAAAGAGTAATGTGCAATTGATGTAGCATGTAATAAATGAAAGAATGATGGGAAAAAGTTACCAGGGTATAGAACGTGTGTATGGAATTTAATGTTAAATAATGAATGACATAAAGAAGGtggatttaaattattttttccaaattttttggACATCAAATAaggtaaaaaaaattcaaaaaaatgaggaaaaagataaatagaaatggtggccatagagaggtgtcacgtaagattgtttatgcc
Coding sequences:
- the LOC132627055 gene encoding pathogenesis-related thaumatin-like protein 3.5 — its product is MASYLVLLQRVLLSLFLLSGVIKFSESARVFTIINHCKETIWPGVFPGDNFNDGGFTLKPGQSMIFTAPVGFQGRIWGRTGCNFDKNGKGSCQTGDCGPSLKCSGTGKTPASLAEFTLASLDFYDVSLVDGFNVPISVTPLNGKGNCSVAGCNGDLRDNCPKELAVKKNGKVVACRSACDVFNTDEYCCRGNYGNPTTCQPTFYSKKFKEVCPAAYSYAYDDPTSIFTCSGTDYVIGFCTSRKKQVCSYHDHKLVCSGSDSLRSSISNLWMIILGLTLIANLKIIL